The proteins below come from a single Pradoshia eiseniae genomic window:
- a CDS encoding C40 family peptidase: protein MRYMKAVTFAAAALMTTAFAEETQASTTYTVKKGDTLSAIAVKHKTTVSKIMQWNNLNSTVIYPNQILSIGTNSSTSTSPSSNPGSSVSTSSKTYTVEAGDTLYEIAKKHGTSISNLKSWNNISGSIIYPKQVLIVSKSSDVTDSSSSSSNNSSSSSSSNNIASPAETYTVKAGDTLSVIAKKHNITLSQLMSWNNKTKTLIYPGEVLKVTSSAASNSSNSSSSSSNSSGSSNTETTITYTVKSGDTLSVIARKYNLTVSQIKSQNGLSSDIIYIGQKLKLSTATDSMSSVSKPSNGSTSAQQTIGNPEFTAKMISIAKSMIGTKYVWGGSSISGVDCSGFIYYVLNKAGHSIGRYSAQGYYDRSYYVNNPQPGDLLFFAGTYKPGISHLGIYLGNNQFIHADNQGVRITSTSNSYYKKYFECYKRLYEN, encoded by the coding sequence ATGAGGTATATGAAAGCTGTAACCTTTGCTGCCGCAGCGTTAATGACAACAGCCTTTGCTGAAGAAACACAGGCTTCAACAACGTATACGGTCAAAAAAGGTGATACACTTTCAGCGATTGCCGTCAAACATAAAACTACTGTGTCAAAAATCATGCAGTGGAATAATCTCAATTCAACGGTAATCTATCCTAACCAAATACTGTCCATTGGCACCAATTCGTCAACAAGTACATCCCCATCGAGCAACCCAGGCAGCTCGGTGAGTACAAGCAGTAAAACTTACACTGTGGAAGCCGGAGATACTTTATACGAGATTGCCAAAAAACACGGAACATCCATCAGTAACTTAAAGAGCTGGAACAATATTTCTGGATCAATTATCTATCCAAAGCAAGTCTTGATTGTATCCAAGTCATCGGATGTAACTGATAGCAGCAGCTCAAGCTCGAATAATAGTTCAAGTAGTTCAAGCTCAAACAATATTGCTTCTCCTGCTGAAACCTATACTGTCAAAGCAGGTGATACGCTATCTGTGATTGCCAAGAAGCACAATATCACTCTATCGCAATTGATGTCTTGGAATAATAAGACGAAAACGCTAATCTATCCGGGTGAAGTGCTGAAGGTCACAAGCAGTGCTGCTTCAAATTCATCGAACAGTTCATCCAGCTCATCCAATTCATCCGGTTCTTCCAATACGGAAACAACTATTACGTACACAGTTAAAAGCGGTGACACATTGTCTGTTATCGCACGTAAGTACAATTTGACCGTTTCACAAATCAAATCACAAAACGGGCTCAGCTCTGATATCATTTATATTGGGCAGAAACTGAAGCTATCGACAGCAACGGACTCTATGTCATCGGTATCTAAGCCTTCAAACGGCTCGACATCTGCACAGCAAACAATTGGTAATCCGGAATTTACAGCAAAGATGATCTCGATTGCCAAAAGCATGATTGGCACGAAATATGTATGGGGAGGTTCCTCCATATCAGGTGTAGACTGCAGCGGCTTCATCTATTATGTTCTGAACAAGGCCGGCCATAGCATCGGCCGTTATTCAGCCCAAGGCTATTATGACCGCTCATACTATGTCAACAACCCGCAGCCTGGTGATCTCCTATTCTTTGCTGGCACATATAAGCCAGGGATTTCACATTTAGGCATCTATCTCGGGAACAATCAGTTCATTCATGCTGATAATCAGGGTGTTCGTATTACGAGTACATCGAACAGCTATTATAAGAAGTATTTTGAGTGCTACAAGCGTCTATATGAGAACTAA
- a CDS encoding PTS fructose transporter subunit IIABC — protein sequence MKITDLLKKETIVLHLSSSNKQEVIEELVNKLDTAGRLSDREGYKQAIIEREQQSTTGIGEGIAIPHAKSGAVKEAALCFGRSKDGIDYESLDGQPAKLFFMIAAPEGANDTHLDTLSKLSSMLMYDDFRQALLNAGSADEVLSIIDAKQTELEGEDSADQPAPDTAEAEAEGYVLAVTACPTGIAHTYMAADALKAKAKEMGVNIKVETNGSTGIKNPLTDEDIKKARGIIVAADKQVEMNRFDGKPVIQVPVAQGIRKPEELINRALKQDAPIYKAQGGAEQESGDQEKTSIGSQIYKHLMSGVSNMLPFVVGGGLLIAISFLFGIHSADPSSAEYNAFAAAVNSIGGGTNGAFFLLVPVLAGFIASSIADRPGFMPGMVGGLLAATAGAGFLGGLIAGFLAGYVTLGVKKSFNWLPASLEGIKPVLLYPLFSLLITGLIMVFVINEPVVYLNTALTNWLETLSGANAVILGLIVGGMMAVDMGGPINKAAFTFGIAAIAAGNGVPHAAIMAGGMVPPLGIALSTTFFKHKYTRQERDSGLTNYVMGASFITEGAIPFAAADPIRVIVSSVVGAATAGALSAAFGCSTPAPHGGIFVIALIERPFMYLLAILIGSAVTAIMLGFWKKNAEIKNVA from the coding sequence ATGAAAATTACTGATTTATTAAAGAAGGAAACCATTGTCCTTCACCTGTCTTCCTCCAATAAACAAGAAGTAATCGAAGAACTTGTGAATAAGCTTGATACGGCTGGCAGACTATCCGACCGCGAAGGCTATAAACAAGCTATTATCGAACGTGAACAACAAAGCACGACTGGAATAGGTGAAGGAATTGCCATCCCTCACGCCAAATCAGGAGCGGTAAAAGAAGCCGCCCTTTGCTTCGGACGTTCAAAGGATGGGATTGATTATGAATCCCTAGATGGACAACCGGCAAAATTATTCTTCATGATTGCCGCACCTGAAGGCGCAAATGATACGCATTTAGATACCCTTTCCAAGCTGTCTTCTATGCTAATGTATGATGATTTCAGGCAAGCCCTTCTAAATGCCGGCTCTGCTGATGAGGTCCTTTCCATCATTGATGCTAAGCAAACTGAACTAGAAGGCGAAGACTCCGCTGATCAGCCTGCTCCAGATACTGCTGAAGCAGAAGCAGAAGGCTATGTTTTAGCGGTTACAGCTTGCCCAACAGGTATCGCACATACTTATATGGCAGCAGATGCTCTTAAAGCAAAAGCAAAAGAAATGGGTGTTAACATCAAGGTAGAGACAAATGGATCAACCGGTATCAAAAACCCATTAACGGATGAAGATATCAAAAAAGCACGCGGCATTATCGTTGCAGCGGACAAGCAGGTTGAAATGAATCGCTTTGACGGAAAGCCTGTCATCCAAGTTCCGGTAGCACAAGGTATCCGTAAGCCTGAGGAATTAATCAATCGTGCATTAAAACAGGATGCGCCGATTTACAAAGCGCAAGGCGGTGCTGAACAAGAATCGGGCGACCAAGAGAAAACAAGCATTGGCTCTCAAATCTATAAGCATTTGATGAGCGGTGTCAGCAATATGCTCCCATTCGTTGTCGGTGGCGGTCTGTTGATTGCCATATCATTCTTGTTCGGGATTCACTCAGCTGACCCAAGTTCAGCTGAGTACAATGCATTCGCTGCTGCGGTGAACTCTATTGGCGGCGGAACAAATGGCGCTTTCTTCTTGCTAGTTCCAGTACTTGCCGGATTCATCGCCAGCTCTATTGCAGACCGCCCTGGCTTTATGCCTGGTATGGTCGGCGGTTTGCTGGCTGCAACAGCCGGCGCCGGTTTCCTTGGCGGCTTAATTGCCGGTTTCCTGGCTGGTTATGTAACTCTTGGCGTTAAAAAAAGCTTTAACTGGCTCCCAGCTTCACTCGAAGGTATCAAGCCTGTATTGCTTTATCCATTATTCAGTCTCTTGATAACTGGTTTGATTATGGTGTTCGTCATTAACGAGCCAGTCGTTTACTTGAATACAGCTCTTACAAACTGGCTTGAAACATTAAGCGGTGCCAACGCTGTCATCCTTGGGCTTATTGTCGGCGGCATGATGGCGGTTGATATGGGCGGACCAATCAACAAAGCAGCCTTTACATTCGGTATTGCGGCGATTGCCGCCGGCAACGGTGTACCGCACGCAGCCATCATGGCTGGCGGTATGGTTCCGCCGCTTGGTATTGCCTTGTCTACCACCTTCTTCAAGCATAAGTACACAAGACAAGAACGTGATTCCGGTCTGACAAACTACGTGATGGGTGCGTCCTTCATCACTGAAGGTGCCATTCCATTTGCAGCAGCCGATCCAATCCGTGTAATCGTCAGCTCTGTGGTCGGTGCAGCTACTGCCGGTGCCCTTTCCGCCGCTTTTGGATGTTCTACACCTGCTCCGCACGGAGGAATATTCGTTATCGCCTTAATTGAACGTCCATTCATGTACTTACTGGCAATCCTGATTGGTTCAGCTGTGACAGCTATCATGCTTGGATTCTGGAAGAAGAACGCAGAAATTAAAAATGTCGCATAA
- the pfkB gene encoding 1-phosphofructokinase: protein MIYTVTLNPSVDFIVEVEDFQLDGLNRMSKEAKYPGGKGINVSRILKRIDVDNTALGFYGGFPGEFILDALRKEGVKADFIQVDEDSRINIKLKTGHETEINGLGPAISSDKMNDLIKKLEGLTESDILILSGSIPPSMPKDLYQEWTRSFAGKGISVVVDTSGKALLDVVKEHPFLVKPNHHELGELFDKKIDTADDAIHYGKILVEQGAQNVIVSMAGDGALLINKEEVYSATIPQGTVKNSTGAGDSLVAGFIGKWDQTKDLLQAFQYGVASGSATAFNYDLAEKQDIEALLPQVHITKI, encoded by the coding sequence ATGATTTATACCGTAACATTGAATCCCTCTGTTGACTTCATCGTAGAGGTGGAAGATTTTCAGCTTGATGGATTAAACAGAATGAGCAAGGAAGCTAAATATCCAGGCGGAAAGGGAATTAACGTTTCGCGCATTCTGAAAAGAATAGACGTTGATAACACGGCCCTCGGGTTTTACGGCGGTTTCCCTGGCGAATTTATTCTTGATGCCTTAAGAAAAGAAGGGGTCAAAGCAGATTTCATCCAAGTTGATGAAGACTCGCGCATTAACATTAAGCTTAAGACTGGACATGAAACCGAGATTAACGGACTTGGTCCAGCAATCAGCTCCGATAAAATGAATGACCTTATCAAGAAGCTTGAAGGACTGACAGAGAGCGATATTCTTATTCTTTCAGGGAGCATCCCCCCTTCTATGCCGAAGGATTTGTATCAAGAATGGACGAGGAGTTTCGCAGGCAAGGGCATTTCTGTTGTTGTTGATACTAGCGGAAAGGCCCTTTTGGACGTAGTGAAAGAGCACCCCTTCCTCGTAAAGCCCAATCACCATGAGCTAGGCGAACTGTTTGACAAGAAAATAGACACTGCAGATGATGCGATACATTATGGCAAAATCCTTGTTGAACAAGGGGCTCAAAACGTCATCGTATCGATGGCTGGCGATGGAGCCCTTTTAATCAATAAGGAAGAGGTTTACTCAGCGACTATTCCACAGGGCACAGTAAAAAATTCCACCGGTGCCGGTGATTCACTTGTTGCCGGATTCATTGGCAAATGGGATCAAACAAAGGACTTGCTGCAGGCCTTCCAATATGGAGTCGCCTCCGGAAGTGCGACGGCCTTTAACTATGACCTCGCCGAAAAGCAGGATATTGAGGCATTGCTCCCGCAAGTACACATAACAAAAATATAA
- a CDS encoding DeoR/GlpR family DNA-binding transcription regulator yields MLTPERHQYIIDKIKQEGFVKIQKLIKELNASESTIRRDLSQLEEMQLLKRVHGGAESVKKRGQEATITEKSTRHLQEKKAIAKYAAGLIEEGDCIYLDAGTTTLEMIPYIKDKAITVVTNGIQQAAALKDCDIITYLIGGRIKKSTNALIGSQAIQNLTYYRFDKCFLGMNGIHPEWGYSTPDPEEAVLKKSAIDLGKESYVLADYSKLGETSFSKVAELSQASIITSGIDSDKEAKYRMNTIIKVVKP; encoded by the coding sequence TTGCTTACACCCGAAAGACATCAATACATCATCGATAAGATTAAGCAAGAAGGCTTCGTAAAGATACAGAAACTTATTAAGGAATTAAATGCTTCCGAATCAACCATCCGCCGGGATTTGAGCCAGCTTGAGGAAATGCAACTGCTCAAACGAGTCCATGGAGGAGCCGAGTCAGTGAAGAAACGAGGGCAAGAGGCGACTATCACGGAAAAGTCGACGAGACATCTGCAAGAAAAGAAAGCAATAGCCAAGTATGCAGCAGGCTTGATTGAAGAGGGAGATTGTATTTATCTCGATGCAGGAACGACCACGCTTGAAATGATTCCCTACATAAAGGATAAAGCGATAACGGTTGTGACAAATGGCATTCAACAGGCTGCAGCTCTTAAGGATTGTGATATTATCACCTACTTGATAGGGGGCAGAATTAAAAAATCAACGAATGCTTTAATCGGCAGCCAGGCGATTCAAAACCTTACCTATTATCGCTTCGATAAATGCTTTCTTGGCATGAATGGCATTCATCCGGAATGGGGGTACAGCACTCCAGATCCCGAGGAGGCTGTCCTGAAGAAATCAGCTATTGATTTGGGAAAGGAAAGCTATGTTCTCGCAGATTACAGCAAGTTGGGAGAAACATCCTTTTCAAAAGTAGCCGAATTAAGCCAGGCTTCCATCATCACAAGTGGGATAGATTCAGACAAAGAAGCTAAATATAGAATGAATACGATTATAAAGGTAGTGAAACCATGA
- a CDS encoding thiol-disulfide oxidoreductase DCC family protein, which yields MNQIILFDGVCQFCDKSVQFILKRDLNGKFSFCSLQSDTGFQLRKDYHIPEELDSIILIQGEKYHSKSTAALKIARELKGGWKWLYIFIVIPRPIRDAVYDRVARNRLKWFGEKTACELPTPEVRKRFLS from the coding sequence TTGAACCAGATTATCCTGTTTGATGGCGTATGCCAATTTTGCGACAAAAGTGTGCAATTTATCCTTAAAAGAGACCTGAACGGGAAATTTTCTTTTTGCTCCCTTCAAAGTGATACAGGCTTTCAATTAAGAAAGGACTATCACATACCTGAAGAACTGGACAGCATCATCCTTATCCAAGGAGAAAAATATCATTCAAAATCTACCGCGGCTCTAAAGATTGCGCGCGAATTAAAGGGAGGATGGAAATGGCTGTATATCTTCATTGTCATTCCCCGGCCAATCAGAGATGCCGTGTATGATAGGGTTGCCCGCAACCGGCTAAAATGGTTCGGTGAGAAAACAGCCTGTGAGCTGCCGACGCCTGAAGTGAGGAAACGATTTTTATCATAA
- a CDS encoding cyclase family protein, which translates to MKIHDVSMPIYKGMPVYKNIEDKQPSFNTVTNGHVTESRITLDAHVGTHTDAPLHMINDGDTIETIGLERLVRKCKVLDLTEVEGLIEKEDLEGQKIEKDDFLLFKTKNSFDEEFNFDFIALGESGAKYLSEIGIEGVGIDGLGVERAQPGHPTHRTLFSNDIIVIEGLRLKDVAAGEYFMVAAPLKLVGIDAAPSRVILIEGIL; encoded by the coding sequence GTGAAAATCCATGACGTTTCCATGCCAATCTACAAAGGAATGCCCGTATACAAAAATATCGAGGACAAACAGCCAAGCTTCAATACCGTCACAAACGGTCATGTAACTGAATCTCGCATCACTCTCGATGCCCATGTCGGCACACACACAGATGCCCCGCTTCACATGATCAATGACGGGGACACTATTGAAACAATCGGCCTAGAAAGACTTGTAAGAAAATGCAAAGTCCTGGACCTGACAGAGGTTGAAGGCTTAATAGAAAAAGAAGATCTCGAAGGACAGAAAATCGAAAAAGATGACTTCCTTCTCTTCAAAACAAAAAATTCTTTTGATGAGGAATTTAATTTTGATTTTATCGCGCTTGGCGAAAGCGGTGCGAAATATTTGTCAGAAATCGGCATTGAAGGTGTCGGCATCGATGGTCTCGGTGTAGAACGCGCGCAGCCTGGCCATCCTACGCACAGAACCTTATTCTCCAATGACATCATCGTTATTGAAGGCCTTCGCCTGAAGGATGTTGCAGCCGGGGAATACTTCATGGTAGCAGCTCCTTTGAAATTAGTCGGCATTGACGCAGCTCCATCACGTGTCATTTTGATTGAAGGGATTCTGTAA
- the zwf gene encoding glucose-6-phosphate dehydrogenase: protein MPTFTKQSGLLMIFGATGDLAQRKLFPSLYRLYKKGRLSENFACIGIGRREWDTERLKQHIFESIANEQGNTEEKQEFIKLFYYHSLDVSQKESSYHELRELADTLDSQYDLKGNRLFYLAMAPEYFGSIATRLKEDGLTETPGYKRLVIEKPFGHDFESARQLNDQLRKSFSEDEIYRIDHYLGKEMVQNIEVIRFANAFFEPLWNNHYIANIQITSTETLGVEDRGRYYENSGALRDMVQNHIMQIVSLLAMEPPIKLSTDEIRSEKVKVLRALKPIKDDEVDNYFVRGQYGAGEMNGELVPSYREENMVADDSNTETFVAGKLLFDNFRWAGVPFYIRTGKRLGEKSTQIVVQFKDVPMNLFYRTEEKLNPNLLVINIQPEEGITLHLNAKKGGKTPVQLSFLTSKYDRFNTPEAYERLLFDAMRGDATNFSHWDEVALSWKYTDVISRAWEREPAANFPNYPSGSMGPVTADELLAKDGFHWWPVIQEEK, encoded by the coding sequence ATGCCCACTTTTACTAAACAATCGGGATTGCTTATGATCTTTGGGGCAACTGGTGATTTGGCTCAGCGTAAATTGTTCCCATCACTATATCGCCTCTACAAAAAAGGAAGACTATCAGAGAATTTTGCTTGTATCGGCATTGGGAGACGCGAATGGGATACGGAGCGCCTTAAACAGCACATCTTCGAATCCATTGCGAATGAGCAAGGCAATACGGAAGAGAAACAAGAATTCATTAAGCTTTTCTATTATCATTCTCTAGACGTAAGTCAAAAAGAATCATCCTACCATGAATTAAGAGAATTAGCTGATACCCTCGATAGTCAATATGACTTAAAAGGCAACCGCCTATTCTACCTTGCCATGGCACCCGAATACTTCGGTTCTATCGCTACACGGCTTAAAGAGGATGGTTTAACCGAAACCCCTGGCTATAAGCGTCTTGTTATCGAAAAACCATTTGGCCATGATTTTGAATCAGCAAGACAATTGAACGATCAGCTGCGCAAATCATTCTCAGAGGATGAAATCTACCGGATTGACCACTACCTCGGAAAAGAAATGGTTCAAAACATCGAGGTCATTCGTTTTGCGAACGCCTTCTTTGAGCCGCTATGGAATAATCATTACATAGCCAATATTCAAATCACCTCCACGGAAACCCTCGGTGTAGAGGACCGCGGAAGGTATTACGAAAACAGCGGGGCTTTGCGCGATATGGTCCAAAACCATATCATGCAGATTGTTTCCTTGCTGGCAATGGAACCGCCGATCAAGCTATCCACAGACGAAATCAGAAGCGAAAAGGTGAAGGTCCTTCGGGCACTTAAACCAATCAAGGATGATGAAGTCGATAATTATTTCGTTCGCGGCCAATATGGAGCTGGCGAAATGAACGGGGAGCTTGTACCGAGTTACCGGGAAGAAAACATGGTGGCTGATGACTCAAACACCGAAACATTCGTGGCTGGCAAGCTCTTGTTTGATAACTTCCGCTGGGCAGGCGTTCCATTCTATATCCGCACTGGAAAACGACTTGGAGAGAAGTCTACCCAGATCGTCGTACAATTCAAGGATGTGCCAATGAACCTGTTCTACAGAACGGAAGAAAAGCTGAACCCGAATCTGCTAGTGATTAACATCCAACCAGAAGAAGGCATCACTCTTCACCTGAATGCGAAAAAAGGCGGAAAAACGCCAGTTCAATTGAGCTTCTTGACATCCAAATATGACCGTTTCAATACACCGGAAGCATATGAACGCCTGCTCTTTGACGCTATGCGCGGCGATGCGACTAACTTCTCACACTGGGACGAGGTTGCCCTCTCATGGAAATACACAGATGTCATTTCTCGTGCCTGGGAAAGAGAGCCGGCTGCAAACTTCCCGAACTACCCTTCCGGTTCAATGGGACCAGTGACCGCCGATGAATTACTCGCAAAAGACGGCTTCCATTGGTGGCCTGTCATACAAGAAGAAAAATAA
- the rnz gene encoding ribonuclease Z, whose translation MELVFLGTGAGIPAKLRNVSSIVLQMNEERAASWMFDCGEATQHQILKTAVKTRKIEKIFITHLHGDHIYGLPGLLGSRSFQGGTEPLTVYGPVGIKEYIETSLRVSQTHLKYQLSFVEIGEESILFEDDSFRVEALPLDHAVLSYGYRIVEKEKPGELNAVLLKEENIPPGPLYGRIKNKEIVELPDGRIINGADYVGSPKEGRVITILGDTRPCSNAQRLAEGADCLVHEATFNKGQEEMARDYFHSTTVQAAQCAREAGAKRLILTHISSRFTEDDAIELQAEARELFPNTEIAHDLAFFKL comes from the coding sequence TTGGAATTAGTATTTCTGGGGACAGGAGCAGGCATACCTGCCAAGTTGCGTAATGTCTCATCAATTGTTTTGCAGATGAATGAAGAGAGAGCTGCCAGTTGGATGTTCGATTGCGGAGAAGCAACTCAGCATCAAATTTTGAAGACAGCCGTAAAGACGAGAAAAATTGAGAAGATTTTTATTACCCATTTGCATGGGGACCATATATATGGACTTCCTGGGCTGCTCGGGAGCCGCTCCTTTCAAGGCGGAACAGAGCCGCTGACGGTATATGGGCCAGTTGGCATTAAGGAGTATATCGAAACTTCCCTTCGTGTCAGCCAGACTCATTTGAAGTATCAGCTCTCTTTTGTAGAAATTGGAGAGGAATCGATTCTGTTTGAGGATGATTCCTTTCGAGTAGAAGCTCTTCCGCTCGACCATGCGGTTTTGAGCTATGGATACAGGATAGTAGAAAAGGAGAAACCTGGCGAACTGAATGCTGTTCTTTTAAAAGAAGAAAACATTCCGCCCGGTCCTTTATATGGCCGAATTAAGAATAAGGAGATTGTTGAGCTTCCGGATGGACGAATCATCAATGGTGCTGATTATGTGGGATCGCCTAAAGAAGGCAGGGTTATAACCATCCTTGGTGATACGAGGCCATGCTCGAATGCGCAGCGCTTGGCAGAAGGGGCGGATTGTCTCGTGCATGAGGCGACCTTCAATAAAGGACAGGAAGAGATGGCGAGGGATTACTTCCATTCGACGACTGTCCAAGCTGCCCAATGTGCCAGAGAAGCGGGGGCAAAAAGGCTTATACTGACTCACATCAGTTCCCGTTTTACTGAGGATGATGCGATTGAGCTGCAAGCAGAGGCGAGAGAACTCTTCCCGAACACGGAGATTGCCCATGATCTTGCATTCTTTAAGCTATGA
- a CDS encoding APC family permease, which translates to MFYYSMKRRLIGKPLKSTQLSEQRLNKTKALAILSSDALSSVAYGPEQILIILMTVGMAAFWYSLPIAVGVVILLAIIILSYRQIIYAYPHGGGAYMVSKENLGMNPGLVAGGSLFIDYILTVAVSVSAGTDAITSAIPALYDYRVYLAVGLVFLLTVLNLRGLNESASILAYPVYLFILAILMMIGAGVYHIAAGDVSPAAHSPMGTPVTGITLFLLLRAFASGSSALTGVEAISNAIPNFKQPEPVNAAKTLSYMGIILAILFCGIVFISYYYGVAPTMKETVVSQVGAEIFGRGGFYYFIQGTTALILVLAANTGYSAFPLLAVNLTNDQFLPRMFRMRGDRLGYSNGIIFLGVTASLLIIAFQVHTEHLIPLYAVGVFIPFTLAQAGMMRKWMRGKPEGWRAKLMINTAGAIICFVVMLMFFLTKFSQVWPVLIFLPIVIWVFHQIRKHYIAVGEQLKITKETEALAPDGNVIIVPVSGITRVVDNSLQYARSLSPDRLIAVYVAFEKEDIKTFEKKWAAWQPDVKLVTLYSPYRSIIQPLSKFINIVEKKAREANFQVTVIFPQFIPKKGWHNFLHNQSSLMIRANLLYRKNLIITIVPYHLIK; encoded by the coding sequence ATGTTTTACTATTCGATGAAAAGAAGGCTTATCGGTAAACCGCTAAAATCAACCCAATTATCTGAACAAAGATTAAATAAAACAAAGGCGCTCGCCATCCTTTCATCCGATGCACTTTCATCAGTCGCATACGGACCAGAGCAGATCTTGATTATCTTGATGACCGTTGGAATGGCCGCTTTCTGGTATTCGCTCCCAATTGCGGTTGGAGTAGTCATCCTTTTGGCCATCATCATCCTCTCCTATCGGCAAATTATTTATGCCTATCCGCATGGCGGCGGGGCTTATATGGTCTCTAAGGAAAATCTGGGGATGAATCCGGGTCTAGTTGCAGGAGGCTCACTCTTTATCGACTATATATTGACCGTGGCTGTGAGTGTGTCTGCGGGTACAGATGCTATTACGTCCGCCATTCCCGCCTTGTATGATTACCGGGTCTATTTAGCGGTCGGCCTTGTTTTCTTGCTGACGGTGCTGAATTTACGGGGATTGAATGAATCAGCTTCCATTTTAGCCTATCCTGTTTATTTGTTCATATTGGCCATTTTAATGATGATTGGTGCAGGAGTGTATCATATCGCAGCCGGAGACGTTTCACCGGCAGCTCATTCTCCAATGGGAACACCCGTTACAGGTATTACGCTCTTTCTATTGCTTAGGGCATTTGCTTCTGGAAGCTCAGCCTTAACAGGCGTTGAGGCCATTTCTAACGCCATCCCAAACTTTAAGCAGCCGGAGCCTGTAAATGCGGCCAAAACCTTGTCGTATATGGGGATTATACTAGCGATTCTCTTCTGCGGCATTGTCTTTATCAGCTATTATTACGGGGTGGCGCCAACGATGAAGGAAACGGTTGTCTCCCAGGTTGGGGCTGAAATTTTCGGAAGAGGCGGATTTTATTATTTTATTCAAGGAACGACTGCCCTCATCCTCGTGCTTGCAGCTAATACCGGTTACTCTGCCTTCCCGCTGCTCGCGGTGAACTTAACGAATGATCAATTTCTGCCGCGGATGTTCCGTATGCGCGGCGACCGGCTCGGTTATTCAAATGGCATTATCTTCCTCGGGGTGACAGCAAGTCTTTTGATTATCGCCTTTCAAGTTCATACAGAGCATCTCATTCCGCTGTATGCAGTTGGGGTATTCATACCGTTCACCCTCGCTCAGGCCGGAATGATGAGAAAATGGATGAGGGGGAAGCCAGAGGGCTGGCGGGCGAAGCTCATGATCAATACGGCTGGTGCCATCATCTGCTTCGTCGTTATGCTCATGTTCTTTTTAACCAAATTCTCGCAGGTATGGCCGGTGCTCATCTTCCTTCCGATTGTCATATGGGTGTTCCATCAAATCCGCAAGCATTATATCGCGGTCGGTGAACAGCTGAAAATCACGAAGGAAACAGAAGCTTTAGCGCCGGATGGAAATGTGATTATTGTCCCGGTATCCGGCATCACACGTGTGGTGGATAACTCGTTGCAATATGCGCGCTCCCTCTCTCCAGATCGGCTGATAGCCGTCTATGTGGCATTTGAGAAAGAGGATATAAAAACATTTGAGAAGAAATGGGCGGCCTGGCAGCCAGATGTGAAGCTTGTGACCTTATATTCGCCATACCGGAGCATTATCCAGCCGCTCAGCAAATTTATCAATATCGTCGAGAAAAAAGCCAGGGAAGCTAATTTCCAAGTGACGGTCATCTTCCCGCAGTTCATCCCGAAAAAAGGCTGGCATAACTTCCTGCATAACCAATCTAGTCTCATGATCCGGGCGAATCTGCTGTATCGCAAGAATTTAATCATCACGATTGTACCCTATCATTTAATAAAGTAA